One Scyliorhinus canicula chromosome 14, sScyCan1.1, whole genome shotgun sequence genomic region harbors:
- the jade3 gene encoding LOW QUALITY PROTEIN: protein Jade-3 (The sequence of the model RefSeq protein was modified relative to this genomic sequence to represent the inferred CDS: deleted 2 bases in 1 codon) codes for MKRNRHLSSSDSSDNESPSTSLSSHSKYRSDRHASVRGKKKLAEVFRKDLISAMKIPDSHHVNQDEYYLLADQWKQEWEKGVQVPASPETIPDPCVRVIVEKAKDTLFTKPRKFIRCSAAEPSDPGYVNILELADTVCRYDLDDVDIYWLHAANEELQEMGCGLIHECTMEKTIEALERHCYENMNHAIETEEGLGIEYDEDVICDVCRSPDSEEGNEMVFCDRCNICVHQACYGILKVPEGSWLCRTCVLGIYPQCLLCPKQGGAMKATRAGTKWAHVSCALWIPEVSIACPERMEPITKVSHIPPSRWSLVCSLCKLKTGACIQCSVKSCITAFHVTCAFEHNLEMKTILDDGDEVKFKSYCLKHSKNRQNQEGDYTNAKVSEQKLKQTETEKKGLRAQKLQELEEEFYTLVKVADVAGELHLSEQVVEYIFEYWKLKRKSNFSKPLLPPKEGEENCLGLQKEDRIHSRMKMFMHLRQDLERVRNLCYMVSRREKLKLSQSKVQEQLFNLHIQLMNQQITAGLPLSLPREGLMFHDPPRITIKLKTSTKSSRNAATAVNGPLSVNVDGSLYSKNNLTTPQSSRTSEKKLQSNHWLKHEERSNGLLLTGSRHRQDVQAGSSLPSPECRVEQASGKPSTFHISLRGQSTDANGKMRDNNSPGLLKSNGLTGRSGIIIQRDSSSQTSYDKVTTLTNHFANQGTFRKSKLGEFSQPCKDRLDSLVRTSEDFRNCEKPLKRGSAKDRLWSKQLSEHQATTAYQDNDGYCPDVELSDSETETDVRQERSRLRKRNSEENPGQDYGRESRSQQHNKDSRTRLNMLCHINSVQR; via the exons ATGAAACGCAACAGACATTTGAGCAGCAGTGACAGTTCAGACAATGAGA GTCCTTCAACGTCATTGTCCTCCCATTCAAAGTACAGGAGTGACCGGCATGCCTCGGTACGTGGGAAGAAGAAGCTTGCTGAG GTGTTCCGGAAAGATCTCATCAGTGCCATGAAGATTCCAGACTCGCACCATGTGAACCAGGATGAATATTATCTCTTGGCTGATCAGTGGAAGCAGGAGTGGGAGAAAGGAGTTCAGGTTCCAGCCAGTCCAGAAACCATTCCAGATCCATGTGTTAG GGTTATTGTGGAAAAGGCAAAGGACACTTTGTTCACCAAACCACGGAAGTTTATTCGCTGTTCTGCTGCTGAACCCTCAGACCCTGGCTATGTAAACATCCTGGAACTGGCAGACACTGTGTGCCGTTAcgatttggatgatgtggacattTACTGGTTACATGCAGCAAATGAAGAACTTCAAGAAATGG GGTGTGGTTTGATTCATGAATGCACTATGGAGAAAACTATAGAAGCACTGGAGCGTCACTGCTATGAAAACATGAACCATGCCATAGaaactgaggaagggctgggaatTGAGTATGATGAAGATGTCATTTGTGATGTATGCCGCTCTCCCGACAGTGAAGAAGGCAATGAGATGGTCTTCTGCGATAGGTGTAATATATGTGTCCATCAA GCATGCTATGGGATTCTGAAAGTGCCTGAAGGTAGCTGGTTGTGTCGCACTTGTGTACTTGGAATTTATCCTCagtgtcttctgtgcccaaagcAAGGTGGAGCAATGAAAGCCACACGTGCTGGGACCAAGTGGGCACATGTCAGCTGTGCCTTGTGGATACCGGAG GTCAGTATTGCCTGCCCTGAAAGAATGGAACCGATTACAAAAGTGTCTCACATTCCACCAAGCCGATGGTCATTAGTCTGCAGCCTTTGCAAATTGAAGACTGGTGCCTGCATTCAG TGCTCAGTGAAGAGCTGCATTACCGCCTTCCATGTAACGTGTGCTTTTGAGCATAACCTGGAGATGAAGACAATCCTGGATGATGGTGATGAGGTGAAGTTCAAGTCTTACTGTCTCAAGCACAGCAAAAATAGGCAGAACCAAGAAGGTGACTAT ACAAATGCAAAAGTCAGTGAGCAAAAACTGAAACAGACTGAAACTGAGAAGAAGGGCTTGCGTGCACAGAAGCTTCAGGAACTGGAGGAAGAATTTTACACTTTGGTAAAGGTTGCTGATGTGGCTGGTGAACTGCATCTCTCTGAGCAGGTAGTAGAATACATTTTTGAGTACTGGAAGCTGAAGCGAAAAAGCAATTTTAGCAAACCACTGTTGCCTCCAAAAGAAGGTGAAGAAAATTGCTTGGGTCTGCAGAAAGAGGACCGGATCCATTCCAGAATGAAGATGTTCATGCATCTACGCCAAGACTTGGAAAGG GTGAGAAATCTTTGCTACATGGTGAGCAGAAGAGAGAAACTGAAGTTGTCACAGAGTAAAGTGCAGGAACAGCTTTTCAACTTGCATATTCAACTGATGAATCAGCAAATTActgcag GGCTGCCTTTGTCATTACCACGGGAAGGATTGATGTTCCATGACCCTCCAAGAATCACAATAAAGCTAAAGACATCTACAAAATCTTCACGGAATGCTGCCACTGCAGTCAATGGTCCACTTTCTGTCAACGTCGATGGTAGTTTGTACAGTAAAAACAATTTGACAACACCACAAAGCTCCAGAACTAGTGAAAAGAAACTACAGTCCAATCACTGGCTTAAACATGAGGAAAGAAGCAATGGACTGTTGCTGACTGGTAGCCGCCATAGGCAGGATGTTCAGGCAGGTAGTTCACTACCATCCCCCGAATGTCGTGTGGAGCAAGCTTCTGGAAAACCATCAACGTTTCATATATCACTACGTGGACAATCGACTGAtgccaatggaaagatgcgagacaaCAATAGTCCAGGGTTACTCAAATCAAATGGCCTAACAGGCAGGTCAGGCATTATTATTCAAAGAGACAGTTCCAGTCAAACTTCCTATGATAAAGTGACAACTCTTACAAATCATTTTGCCAACCAGGGCACTTTCAGAAAATCAAAATTGGGAGAATTTAGTCAGCCTTGCAAAGACAGGTTGGACAGTTTAGTGAGGACTTCAGAAGACTTCCGAAACTGTGAAAAGCCTTTAAAAAGGGGATCGGCCAAAGATCGCCTGTGGAGTAAGCAGCTTTCTGAGCACCAAGCAACTACAGCATACCAGGATAACGATGGCTACTGTCCCGATGTTGAATTGAGCGACTCGGAGACTGAGACTGACGTTAGACAGGAGAGGAGCAGGCTACGGAAAAGAAACTCTGAAGAAAACCCTGGCCAAGACTATGGGAGAGAGTCTCGGTCACAGCAACACAACAAGGACAGCAGAACTAGGTTAAACATGCTTTGTCACATCAATTCTGTACAGAGGTGA